One Balneolaceae bacterium DNA window includes the following coding sequences:
- a CDS encoding DPP IV N-terminal domain-containing protein, translated as MNSIHYGKQLVIGLACTLALLFGAQPATAQQGKANYELAERFTSDNMQKMTGSTSVWPRWIDETNDFWYTYETQEGNYWWYVDAEEETKRPLFDRQRMAAELTEMFNRTYNHKDLDLDEFNYDVDEETFTFRVDSIRLHYDIDTQELVRGDTLREDEEDENLPWATYSPDSTWIAFARDHNLYLMEADDPDSTEYQLTTSGERFYSFAADEEDTSSSGERVRSIAQWFEDGEKLWVKRQDWRRVEDLWVIRHVGVERPQLETYKYAMPGEDEIPQDEIWAFDTGTKDGVQLDTDKPEWEDESLGGVYFNNGGIYEGESSDYLYILRRNRPWDTIDVLKANTSTGETEVLWTETAKPYFNTRFAQLAVLNEGEDLIWWSERTGWGQFYLYDGEGNLQNRITEGYFTAGNITKIDTTGRTLFFGGYGREESVHPYHNQLYKVNFDGSGMERLTGEAANHQVFASEEDDFFVDNYSTVSTAPRSVLRNSDGEIIMELEATDLSRLMEAGYTFPESFKVKANDDATDLFGVMWKPFDFDSTKSYPIIAYCYPGPQTEPFPTDFSLSSQQALANLGFVVVALGQRGGSPIRSKYYHNYGYDDMRDYPLADNKYGIEQLASRHDFIDQDRVGIYGHSGGGFMSTAALLTYPDFYDVAVSTSGNHDNNIYNLWWGEVHNGVSAETRTIKVENEEGEEVDSTITEWDGSVDANMELAPNLKGHLMLATGMIDNNVHPAGTIRMAEALIQAGKSFDFVLLPGQRHGYGGIHGEWFDRVRWRYFAEHLLGDYRPDAIDINIPADN; from the coding sequence ATGAACTCCATTCATTACGGCAAGCAGCTGGTCATCGGTCTGGCGTGTACCCTGGCACTCCTATTCGGCGCCCAACCGGCCACCGCCCAGCAGGGCAAAGCCAACTATGAACTGGCGGAGCGCTTCACTTCTGACAACATGCAGAAAATGACGGGAAGCACCTCTGTATGGCCGCGATGGATTGACGAAACCAACGATTTTTGGTACACCTACGAGACCCAGGAAGGCAACTACTGGTGGTATGTTGACGCCGAGGAGGAAACCAAGCGTCCCCTTTTCGACCGGCAGCGCATGGCGGCCGAGCTGACCGAGATGTTCAATCGCACCTATAACCACAAGGACCTCGATCTGGACGAGTTTAACTACGATGTGGACGAGGAGACCTTCACCTTTCGGGTGGACAGCATCCGGCTTCACTACGACATCGACACCCAGGAGCTGGTCCGCGGGGACACCCTGCGGGAGGACGAAGAGGATGAAAACCTGCCCTGGGCCACCTATTCGCCCGACAGCACCTGGATCGCATTCGCCCGCGACCACAATCTCTACCTGATGGAGGCTGACGATCCTGACAGCACCGAATACCAACTCACCACGTCCGGAGAGCGCTTCTACAGTTTTGCGGCTGACGAGGAAGACACCAGCTCTTCCGGTGAGCGCGTGCGTTCGATCGCCCAATGGTTCGAGGATGGAGAAAAACTCTGGGTGAAGCGCCAGGACTGGCGACGGGTGGAGGACCTGTGGGTGATCCGCCATGTGGGCGTCGAGCGTCCTCAACTGGAGACATACAAATACGCCATGCCGGGAGAGGATGAAATTCCACAGGATGAGATCTGGGCCTTCGACACCGGGACCAAGGACGGCGTTCAGCTCGATACCGACAAACCCGAATGGGAAGACGAGTCCCTCGGCGGGGTCTACTTCAACAATGGCGGCATTTACGAGGGCGAGTCCTCCGACTACCTCTACATCCTCCGGCGCAACCGCCCGTGGGACACTATTGACGTGCTGAAAGCCAATACCAGCACCGGGGAAACCGAGGTGCTCTGGACCGAAACCGCCAAACCTTACTTTAATACGCGATTCGCCCAACTGGCCGTCCTGAACGAGGGCGAGGACCTGATCTGGTGGTCCGAGCGCACCGGCTGGGGACAGTTTTATCTTTATGACGGGGAAGGCAACCTGCAGAACCGCATCACCGAGGGTTACTTTACCGCCGGAAACATCACCAAGATCGACACCACCGGACGCACACTCTTTTTCGGAGGATATGGCCGCGAGGAGAGCGTGCACCCCTATCACAACCAACTCTACAAGGTGAACTTTGACGGCAGCGGCATGGAGCGGCTCACCGGCGAGGCGGCCAACCACCAGGTCTTTGCCTCTGAGGAAGACGACTTCTTCGTAGACAACTACTCCACGGTCTCCACGGCACCCCGCAGTGTGCTTCGCAACAGCGACGGGGAGATCATCATGGAGCTGGAGGCCACCGACCTGAGCCGACTCATGGAGGCCGGGTACACTTTCCCCGAAAGTTTCAAGGTAAAGGCCAACGATGATGCCACCGATCTCTTTGGGGTGATGTGGAAGCCCTTTGACTTCGATTCCACCAAGAGCTATCCCATTATCGCCTACTGCTACCCGGGCCCGCAGACCGAACCCTTCCCCACCGACTTCTCCCTCTCCAGCCAGCAGGCCCTGGCCAACCTGGGCTTCGTGGTGGTTGCGCTGGGACAGCGCGGAGGAAGTCCCATTCGCTCCAAGTACTATCACAACTACGGATACGACGACATGCGCGACTATCCGCTGGCCGACAACAAGTACGGCATCGAGCAGCTGGCCTCGCGCCATGACTTCATTGACCAGGACCGGGTGGGCATCTACGGCCACTCGGGTGGTGGATTCATGAGTACGGCCGCCCTGCTGACCTACCCCGATTTCTACGATGTGGCCGTCTCCACCTCCGGAAACCATGACAACAACATCTACAATCTCTGGTGGGGCGAGGTGCATAACGGCGTGAGCGCCGAGACGCGAACCATCAAAGTAGAGAACGAGGAGGGCGAGGAAGTAGACAGCACCATCACAGAATGGGACGGTTCCGTGGACGCCAACATGGAACTGGCTCCCAATCTCAAGGGTCACCTGATGCTGGCCACCGGCATGATTGACAACAATGTGCATCCCGCCGGCACCATTCGCATGGCCGAGGCGCTGATCCAGGCGGGTAAAAGCTTCGATTTCGTACTGCTGCCCGGCCAGCGCCACGGCTACGGCGGCATTCACGGCGAGTGGTTCGACCGCGTGCGCTGGCGCTACTTCGCCGAGCACCTGCTGGGCGACTACCGGCCCGACGCCATCGACATCAACATCCCGGCCGACAACTGA
- a CDS encoding DPP IV N-terminal domain-containing protein, which produces MTISHSRKLFSLFTGILIFLIAAPSFAQQGKANYELAERFTSDNMQKLAGSTGVYPQWIEDTNSFWYSYETSQGNFWWYVDAEEETKRPLFDRQRMAAELTEMFNRTYNHKDLDLDDFDYDEDEEIFTFQVDSIQLRYDVDTQDLVRGDTLRDDEDEEGIDWGTYSPDSTWIAYAQNHDLYVMRADSDSTVHRLTDSGEKFYSFGWNQSDTTGERMNARVQWFDDGVKLRAQRSDVRKVEDLWVIRHVGVERPELETYKYAMPGDQHVPQPELWVFSTENMDGVEIQFDKPEWEDELMGNITESDSSDTIYLTRQNRPRDTMEILRANTTTGETEVLWTETAKPYINWEFTDLNVLEGGEEFLWWSERTGWGQYYLYDSEGNLQNPITEGYFTAGNIVKVDTTGRTLFFEGYGREEGVHPDHSQLYRVNFDGSGMERLTEESANHQIMESEEEENYFVDNYSTVSSIPRSVLRNEDGEIIMELETTDLSRLMEAGYKFPESFKVKANDDATDIFGVMWKPFDFDSTKSYPIIAYCYPGPQTEPYPTDFSLSSQQALANLGFVVIAMGQRGGSPTRSKYYHNYGYGDLRDYPLADNKYGIEQLASRHDFIDQDRVGIYGHSGGGFMSTAALLTYPDFYDVAVSTSGNHDNNIYNQWWSEVHNGITKETRTIKVENDDGEEVDSTVTEWDASIETNQELAPNLEGHLMLATGMIDNNVHPGGTIRMAEALIQEGKYFDFVLLPGQRHGYGGIHGEWFDRVRWRYFAEHLLGDYRPDAIDINIPADN; this is translated from the coding sequence ATGACCATCTCCCACAGCAGGAAGCTATTTTCACTTTTTACGGGGATCCTGATATTCCTGATCGCCGCGCCCTCCTTCGCACAGCAGGGCAAGGCCAACTACGAACTTGCCGAGCGTTTCACCTCGGACAACATGCAGAAGCTGGCAGGCAGCACCGGCGTCTATCCGCAATGGATCGAGGATACCAACAGCTTCTGGTACTCCTACGAAACCTCACAGGGTAATTTCTGGTGGTATGTGGACGCCGAGGAGGAGACCAAGCGCCCCCTGTTCGACCGGCAGCGCATGGCGGCCGAGTTGACCGAGATGTTCAACCGCACCTACAACCACAAGGACCTCGACCTGGACGATTTTGATTACGACGAGGACGAGGAGATCTTCACCTTCCAGGTGGACAGCATCCAGCTTCGCTACGACGTGGACACCCAGGATCTTGTGCGCGGTGACACCCTGCGCGATGATGAGGATGAGGAGGGCATCGACTGGGGCACCTACTCCCCCGACAGCACCTGGATCGCCTACGCTCAGAACCACGATCTCTATGTGATGCGGGCTGATTCTGACAGCACCGTGCACCGCTTGACCGACAGCGGTGAGAAATTCTACAGCTTTGGATGGAACCAGTCAGACACCACCGGCGAACGCATGAACGCCCGGGTACAGTGGTTTGACGACGGCGTCAAGCTGCGGGCCCAGCGTTCGGATGTGCGCAAGGTGGAGGACCTCTGGGTAATCCGCCATGTGGGCGTCGAGCGTCCTGAGTTGGAAACCTACAAGTACGCCATGCCCGGCGACCAGCATGTGCCGCAGCCCGAGCTCTGGGTTTTCAGCACCGAGAACATGGACGGGGTGGAGATCCAGTTCGACAAGCCGGAGTGGGAGGATGAGTTGATGGGCAACATCACGGAAAGCGATTCTTCCGACACCATCTACCTCACCCGCCAGAACCGCCCGCGCGACACCATGGAAATCCTGCGCGCCAACACCACCACCGGCGAGACCGAGGTGCTGTGGACCGAAACCGCCAAGCCCTACATCAACTGGGAGTTTACCGACCTGAATGTACTGGAGGGTGGCGAGGAGTTCCTCTGGTGGTCCGAACGCACCGGCTGGGGACAGTATTACCTCTATGACTCCGAGGGCAATCTTCAGAATCCGATCACCGAGGGCTATTTCACGGCGGGAAATATTGTAAAGGTGGACACCACCGGACGAACCCTCTTCTTCGAGGGCTACGGCCGCGAGGAGGGTGTGCATCCCGACCACTCCCAGCTCTATAGGGTGAACTTTGACGGCAGCGGCATGGAGCGGCTGACCGAGGAGTCCGCCAACCACCAGATTATGGAATCGGAGGAGGAAGAGAACTACTTCGTGGACAACTACTCCACGGTTTCAAGCATCCCCCGGAGTGTCCTTCGCAACGAAGACGGGGAGATTATCATGGAGCTGGAAACCACCGACCTGAGTCGACTCATGGAGGCCGGGTACAAATTCCCCGAGAGTTTCAAGGTAAAGGCCAACGACGACGCCACAGATATTTTCGGGGTCATGTGGAAGCCCTTTGACTTCGACTCCACCAAGAGCTATCCCATCATCGCCTACTGCTACCCCGGCCCGCAGACCGAACCCTACCCCACCGATTTCTCCCTTTCCAGCCAGCAGGCCCTGGCCAACCTGGGTTTCGTGGTGATAGCGATGGGTCAGCGCGGCGGCAGCCCGACTCGTTCGAAATACTATCACAACTACGGCTACGGCGACCTGCGCGACTACCCGCTGGCCGACAACAAGTACGGCATCGAACAGCTGGCCTCGCGCCATGACTTCATCGACCAGGACCGGGTGGGCATCTACGGCCACTCCGGAGGTGGATTCATGAGCACGGCCGCCCTGCTGACCTACCCTGACTTCTACGATGTGGCCGTCTCCACCTCGGGCAACCATGACAACAATATCTACAACCAGTGGTGGAGCGAGGTGCACAACGGCATCACCAAGGAGACCCGCACCATCAAGGTGGAGAACGATGACGGCGAGGAGGTGGACAGCACCGTCACCGAATGGGACGCCTCCATCGAAACCAACCAGGAGCTGGCTCCCAACCTGGAGGGCCACCTGATGCTGGCCACCGGCATGATTGACAACAACGTGCATCCCGGCGGCACCATCCGCATGGCTGAGGCGCTGATCCAGGAGGGCAAGTACTTCGACTTCGTGCTGCTGCCCGGCCAGCGCCACGGCTACGGCGGCATCCACGGAGAGTGGTTCGACCGCGTGCGCTGGCGCTACTTCGCCGAGCACCTGCTGGGCGACTACCGGCCCGACGCCATCGACATTAACATCCCGGCCGACAACTGA